In Jaculus jaculus isolate mJacJac1 chromosome 11, mJacJac1.mat.Y.cur, whole genome shotgun sequence, the following proteins share a genomic window:
- the LOC101617897 gene encoding 60S acidic ribosomal protein P2-like, with translation MYYVASYLVAALPPGNSSPSAKGIKKILDSVGIKADDGRLNKVISELILKMSMRKLTSVPAGGAVALSAAPGSAAPAAGSAPAAAEEKRDEKKEETKESDDDVGFGLFD, from the coding sequence ATGTATTATGTCGCCTCCTACCTGGTGGCAGCCCTCCCTCCGGGCAACTCCTCCCCCAGTGCCAAGGGCATCAAGAAGATCCTGGATAGTGTGGGAATCAAGGCTGATGATGGCCGGCTTAACAAGGTCATCAGTGAGCTGATATTGAAGATGTCAATGCGCAAGCTCACCAGTGTGCCTGCTGGTGGGGCTGTGGCTCTCTCTGCTGCCCCTGGCTCTGCAGCTCCTGCTGCTGGTTCTGCCCCTGCTGCAGCAGAGGAGAAGAGggatgagaagaaagaagagaccaAGGAGTCAGATGATGATGTGGGATTTGGCTTGTTTGATTAA